A genomic region of Bubalus kerabau isolate K-KA32 ecotype Philippines breed swamp buffalo chromosome 10, PCC_UOA_SB_1v2, whole genome shotgun sequence contains the following coding sequences:
- the LOC129620548 gene encoding olfactory receptor 4F3/4F16/4F29-like produces the protein MDVANHSMVSEFVFLELTNFWESQLLFVFSSIFCVASIMGNSLIILTVMMNPHLHSPMYFLLANLSFIDLGVSSVISPKMIHDLFKKRKVISFSGCMTQIFFIHVIAGVEMVLLIAMAFDRYIAICKPLHYFSIMSRKMCILLLVAAWIIGLIHSVVQLGFVIKLPFCGPNVLDSFYCDFPWFIKLACTDTYRLEFMVTANSGFISLGSFFILIVSYIFIVITVRKHSSGSSSKALSTLSTHVMVVILFFGPCIFVYIWPHSTSHLDKFLAVFDAVLTPFLNSVIYTLRNKEMKLAMRKVCSQFIIYRRIS, from the coding sequence ATGGATGTAGCGAATCACTCTATGGTGTCAGAGTTCGTGTTCCTGGAACTCACCAATTTCTGGGAGAGCCAACTCCTCTTTGTGTTCTCCTCCATTTTTTGTGTGGCAAGCATCATGGGAAACTCTCTCATCATTCTCACTGTGATGATGAACCCTCACTTACACTCCCCCATGTACTTTCTGTTGGCCAACCTGTCCTTCATTGACCTGGGAGTTTCTTCTGTCATTTCTCCCAAGATGATTCATGATCTTTTCAAAAAACGTAAAGTCATCTCCTTTAGTGGCTGCATGACTCAAATCTTCTTCATCCATGTCATTGCTGGGGTGGAGATGGTGCTGCTTATCGCCATGGCCTTTGACagatacattgccatatgtaagcCTCTCCACTATTTCTCTATTATGAGtcgaaaaatgtgtattttgctcCTGGTTGCTGCATGGATAATTGGCTTGATTCACTCTGTGGTTCAACTGGGTTTTGTTATAAAACTGCCGTTCTGTGGCCCTAATGTATTAGACAGCTTTTACTGTGACTTTCCTTGGTTCATCAAACTTGCCTGTACAGATACCTACAGGCTGGAGTTCATGGTCACAGCCAACAGTGGATTCATATCCCTGGGATCATTCTTCATATTGATTGTCTCCTACATTTTTATCGTCATCACGGTTCGGAAACACTCTTCAGGTAGCTCATCTAAGGCCCTCTCCACTTTGTCAACTCATGTCATGGTGGTGATTTTGTTCTTCGGTCCTTGCATCTTTGTTTACATCTGGCCTCACTCCACATCACACCTGGACAAATTCCTTGCTGTTTTTGATGCAGTTCTCACTCCTTTTTTAAATTCAGTCATCTATACATTGaggaacaaagaaatgaaactggCAATGAGGAAAGTGTGCAGTCAGTTTATTATTTACAGAAGGATTTCTTAA